Part of the Chloroflexota bacterium genome, GGCCCCTCCACACCGATCGTCTACTGCGCCGCACACGGTGAGCCTGTCGTCCGCGCGCCCGCCGATTGTCCCCCAGGGGACGGGCAGCCGTCCATGTCCAGAGACGGGCTGCCAGGGAGATCGGTGACAGCCGCCCTGCTGAGCCTGGCCCTTGTCGGCGGCCCGCCAGCTATCGCGGGCGTTGTGCAGCAGCAGCGCCCGTCCTCCAGAAGAGGCCGGGCGCTGCCCGGGTGTCCGGGAATGAATCTGGGAGCGGGGCGGCGAAGATCGCCGCGCTCCCAGCGGGTACCGTGAGCCGCTACGGCTTCTGGACGGTGCCGTCCCGCCGCCGGATCTCCGGCCACGCGCCGTTGACCGGGTGTTCGGGGAACGGGTACTTCGCCGCCAGCTCCTCGTTCACGTCGATGCCCAACCCGGGCTGCTCGTTCGACCACATCGCGCCGTCGCGGACCTCGGGGCAGCCGGGGAAGACCTCCTTTGTCCGCTCGCCGAACAGCGAGGCCTCCTGAATCCCGAAGTTGGACGACGACAGGTCCAGTTGGAGGTTCGCGGAGTGGCCGACGGGCGAGGTGTCGCCAGGGCCGTGCCAGGCCGTCCGCACCCCGAAGAACTCGCAGAGGATGCCGAGCTTGCGGGCCGGCGTCAGGCCGCCGATGTCCGAGATGTGGACCCGGATAAAGTCGATCAGCCGGTCGCGGATCAGCGGCACGTACTCGTGCTGGTTGACGTACAGCTCGCCCATCGCGATGGGGACGGCGCACTGCTGCCGGAGGATCCGGAAGTAGTCGTTGTCCTCGGGGGCGAAGATGTCCTCGAGGAAGAACAGCTTGTACTGTTCCAGCTCCTTGGCAAGCTGAATCGCCATGATCGGTGGGACGCGCTCATGCACGTCGTGCAGCAGCTCAACGTCCCAGCCAAGGGCGTTGCGCATGTGCTCGAAGAGGCGCGGCACCGTCTGAGTGTACGGGCGCGGCTCCCAGGGGCGGGTGTCCAGCGGCGGGCGATAGGCCGGCTTCGCAGACGCCGCCGTGTCGCTGCGATGGCCGCCGCTGCCGTAGGTGGAGTAGCCCCGCACCTCGACCTGACACCGAACGTGGCGATGGCCCTGGGCCATGAACGCCCGCGCCCGGTCCTCGACCTCCTGGAAGTCGCGGCCGGTGGCGTGGACGTACACGTCCGCCGCCTTGCGGACCTTCCCGCCGAACAACTGGTAGAGCGGCACGCCGGCCCGCTTCGCCTTGATGTCCCAGAGCGCCTGGTCGATGCCGGACATCGCGTTGTTCAGGACCGGGCCGCTGCGCCAGTACGAGCTGACGTAGGCCGCCTGCCAGATGTCCTCGATGTCGTCCGGGTTGCGCCCGATGACGAACGGCTTGAGATACTGCTCGACGGCCGTCACGACCGCCAGCGGGCGCTGGGTGAACGTCGCGCAGCCGAGGCCATAGAGGCCCGGCTCGCTCGTCTCGACCTTGACGATGACCAGCCGGATGCCATCCGGCGCGGTGCAGATCGTCTTGACGTTGGTGATCTTGAGGGCTGGCTGGCCGCCGCCCGGCTCCCAGACTGGCGGCAGAATCGGCTGAATGTCATCAGCGCTGGCTGACATGAAGCGAAGCCTCCTTCGTCGGTCGGACCTGTTGTACACGTCGGTGCGGGCGTATCCTCGCCGAGACGATACCGCTTTGGGCCGCCCGCGGCACGCCGGCGGCGCTGGCCCGGCCGGCCGGCCATCCGATAGAGTTGTCCAACTTTCTGGCCCCGAACCATCGGTCATGGCGGCCATGACCACCAGGACAGGCTGATGTGTGGCATCTGCGGTGAAGTGAAGCTGCGCGAGGGTCCGCCCCCGCTGCAGGACGTGACGCGCGCGATGCTCCGCGTGATGCGCCACCGTGGGCCGGACGGCGAGGGCTGGTACGGCGACCAGGATGTTGCGCTCGGGGCGGTCCGGCTGGCGATCATCGACCTGGCGGGCGGCCAGCAGCCGATCCACAACGCCGATCAGACCCTGACCATCGTCTTCAACGGCGAGATCTACAACTTCGCAGCGTTGCGCAGCCAGCTCGAACGGCTCGGGCACCGCTTCACGACGCACAGCGACACCGAGGTCATCCTCAAGGCGTACGAGGAGTTCGGCGCGGAGTGCGTGCTCCACCTGAACGGCATCTTCGCCTTCGCGATCTGGGATCAGCGGCGCAAACTGCTGTTCATCGGGCGCGACCGCATGGGCATCAAGCCGCTGTACTACGCCGTCACCGACGACAGCCTGATCTTCGCATCTGAGCTGAAGGTGATGCTGGCGCACCCGCGCGTCGAGCGCCACGTCGATCTCGTGTCGCTGAACGACTACCTGACCTTCGAGTACGTCCCCACGCCGCGCTCGATCATCAAGGGCGTCAAGAAGCTGCCGCCCGGCCACACCCTGACCGTCCAGGGCGGGCGCGTCGAGATCAACCAGTTCTGGGACGTGCGGCTGGAGCGCAGCGAGACCGGCCGCCAGTCCGAGCGCGAGTACCAGCGGGAACTGCTGGACCGGCTGGAAGACTCGGTCAAGCGCGAGCTGGTGAGCGACGTGCCCGTCGGGGTGCTGCTCTCGGGCGGGCTGGACTCCAGCGCCATCGCCGTGATGGCGGCTCGGCACTACCCTGGCCGCATCAAGACGTTCACGGCGGCCTTCGAGGACGCCTCCTTCGACGAGTCGCGCTACGCCCGGCTGGTGGCGCGGGGCGTCGGCGCGGAGCACCACGAGATGACGGTCAGCGCTGGCGACCTGCTGGCGCTGGTGCCGCGCCTCGGCGAGCTGGTAGACGAGCCACTGGGCGACTCGTCGTTCGTGCCGACGTACCTGCTCTCGCAGTTCGTGCGGAAGCACGTCAAGGTGGCGCTCGGCGGCGACGGCGGCGACGAGCTGTTCGCCGGCTACCCGACCTACCAGGCGCACCGGCTGATCGAGTACTACGAGATGGCGGTCCCGCAGCCGATCCGGCGGGATATCGTGCCGCGCCTGATCGAGCGTTTGCCGACCTCCTTCGACAACATCAGCCTGGACTTCAGGCTCAAGCGGTTCATCAGCGCGCGGGGCCTCCCCATCGGGACGCGCCATCACCAGTGGCTCGGCTCGTTCACGCCGGAGGAGACGCGGGCTGTCCTGGAGCCGTGGGCCGCCGTGGACGAGCGCGACGTCTACGAGATCGTGACGGCGCACCAGCAGCGCTGCGCGGCCTCGGAGCCGGTC contains:
- a CDS encoding starvation-sensing protein RspA, translated to MSASADDIQPILPPVWEPGGGQPALKITNVKTICTAPDGIRLVIVKVETSEPGLYGLGCATFTQRPLAVVTAVEQYLKPFVIGRNPDDIEDIWQAAYVSSYWRSGPVLNNAMSGIDQALWDIKAKRAGVPLYQLFGGKVRKAADVYVHATGRDFQEVEDRARAFMAQGHRHVRCQVEVRGYSTYGSGGHRSDTAASAKPAYRPPLDTRPWEPRPYTQTVPRLFEHMRNALGWDVELLHDVHERVPPIMAIQLAKELEQYKLFFLEDIFAPEDNDYFRILRQQCAVPIAMGELYVNQHEYVPLIRDRLIDFIRVHISDIGGLTPARKLGILCEFFGVRTAWHGPGDTSPVGHSANLQLDLSSSNFGIQEASLFGERTKEVFPGCPEVRDGAMWSNEQPGLGIDVNEELAAKYPFPEHPVNGAWPEIRRRDGTVQKP
- the asnB gene encoding asparagine synthase (glutamine-hydrolyzing), encoding MCGICGEVKLREGPPPLQDVTRAMLRVMRHRGPDGEGWYGDQDVALGAVRLAIIDLAGGQQPIHNADQTLTIVFNGEIYNFAALRSQLERLGHRFTTHSDTEVILKAYEEFGAECVLHLNGIFAFAIWDQRRKLLFIGRDRMGIKPLYYAVTDDSLIFASELKVMLAHPRVERHVDLVSLNDYLTFEYVPTPRSIIKGVKKLPPGHTLTVQGGRVEINQFWDVRLERSETGRQSEREYQRELLDRLEDSVKRELVSDVPVGVLLSGGLDSSAIAVMAARHYPGRIKTFTAAFEDASFDESRYARLVARGVGAEHHEMTVSAGDLLALVPRLGELVDEPLGDSSFVPTYLLSQFVRKHVKVALGGDGGDELFAGYPTYQAHRLIEYYEMAVPQPIRRDIVPRLIERLPTSFDNISLDFRLKRFISARGLPIGTRHHQWLGSFTPEETRAVLEPWAAVDERDVYEIVTAHQQRCAASEPVNQLLYCDMKMYLEGDILQKVDRASMASSLEVRVPLLNRVMVEWATRLPHDQKLRGFTTKYLFRKALRRILPAEIIDRKKKGFNMPVAKWLAGPLRDLTEDTLSERRLREDGYFQPQAVRRLLDEHYARRKDNRKLLWTLLIFQLWLDALKTTPRYEGVAASTVVLP